One window from the genome of Acinetobacter sp. ANC 7912 encodes:
- a CDS encoding IS30-like element IS18 family transposase encodes MKKYTQLSQDERYEIYATLKSKSSIANLARELGRSRSTIYRELKRNTGQRGYRAQQAAKFASQRRYRPSSSMTAFAFAYIDYLIGLDWSPEQISGALTQRGWLDVPSHEWIYQYIYQDKSKGGKLHLHLRHQKKYRKRGYKNTDRRGQIIDKTSIHCRDQVIDQRQRLGDFEGDTVIGKHHKGALLTLVDRKSLYVHIVHLGSTRASSQTITCALDRLRMSHAYSVTFDNGKEFSEHKRITDAGIETYFADPYKSIQRARNENTNGLIRQYLPKSSSFDDVSNEQIEQIEFALNHRPRKTLGWYTPSEVMAGFYTVALAA; translated from the coding sequence ATGAAGAAATACACCCAACTTTCTCAAGATGAAAGATACGAAATTTATGCTACTTTGAAAAGTAAAAGCTCAATCGCTAACCTTGCTCGGGAGTTAGGGCGTTCACGATCAACCATCTACCGTGAATTAAAAAGAAATACTGGGCAACGTGGATATAGGGCTCAACAGGCAGCTAAATTTGCAAGTCAAAGACGGTACCGTCCTTCCTCATCAATGACAGCATTTGCCTTCGCCTATATTGATTATTTAATTGGCTTGGACTGGTCACCAGAACAAATTTCAGGTGCTTTAACACAACGCGGTTGGCTGGATGTACCTTCACATGAGTGGATTTACCAGTACATTTATCAAGATAAATCAAAAGGCGGTAAACTCCATCTACACTTAAGGCATCAGAAGAAATATCGAAAACGAGGTTACAAAAACACGGATCGTAGGGGGCAAATCATTGATAAAACAAGTATTCACTGTCGAGACCAGGTCATTGATCAACGACAACGTTTAGGAGATTTCGAAGGTGACACGGTGATTGGTAAACATCATAAAGGTGCTTTATTAACCCTTGTTGATCGAAAGAGCCTGTATGTACATATTGTTCATTTAGGATCAACGAGAGCATCCTCTCAAACGATTACTTGTGCGTTAGATCGTTTACGAATGAGCCATGCTTATAGTGTGACATTTGATAATGGTAAAGAATTTTCCGAACACAAAAGAATTACTGATGCCGGGATAGAGACGTATTTTGCTGATCCTTACAAGTCTATTCAGCGAGCTAGAAATGAAAATACGAATGGTTTAATCCGTCAATATCTGCCAAAATCATCATCGTTTGATGACGTGTCAAACGAACAAATAGAGCAGATAGAATTTGCACTCAACCATCGTCCTAGAAAAACGCTAGGTTGGTATACACCGAGTGAAGTTATGGCTGGTTTTTATACTGTTGCACTTGCCGCTTGA